TTCTAATACCTTCTGCCGTTGTTAGATCTCTCGCATGAATTTTTCATCTGTATTGAAGTACAGAAGTTACATTTATAAGTTAGATAAGGGCTCTTTTTAATTTGAGATCATTTGACTGCTAAAATATTGCCGTAATCAGCCAATATTAACTAACTTTCCATGcagttttctttatttgtttggttatttttcaagaaattccattaatttattatgaattaatCCGAAGAAGGTTTTCTTTCTTGCAATACTCAAGACGTCCTAATAGGTTTGGCCGACAATTTTACAGCCAGCTTTATACCTATTTTTCTACCAATAACTAAAAGTTTGTTACATcttaaaatattcaattatgttattaattcccaatttttgagaagaaagcataaataaaatactttttttttctgactGAAATTTTAGTAATTCAAAAGTTATattctctttaatttttgttgctcAGAATAAGGAATTATCAACTCTTGCTGCTttttttcctcccttttttGCATCTATTTATTCTGTAGATGTCTATGCCTAATTCTCTGCAAAAATGTATGCATTGGATGTTTAATAGGAGATGGATGGTTCAGTTGCAAAATGGAAAGTGCAAAGAAATGGCGATGGTTTCCGACAGGAGCATGGACTTTCCCCGGGTAACATTTCTTGGTCTTAACTTCATTTCATTGTCAATATTCCTTTTTCCAGATAAGTTTATGATATCGATCAGTTGATTTAATTTGCATTTTTCCCCTGGTTAACTACATGCATAAACTTTTGGTTATGTTGTTGTCATCAACATAGCTGTCATTGGTGCATGTGTAGCACTTTTACTTGCTTCACCTTTTTTTAACTGCGCATGCTACCATGTATAACTCATTTATATTCATTCCTCCGTCTCATCTCCAAAGTGCATCAAACTGTTTATATCTATCAATCTTTGAAGAACAATTATTTCCAACAAGCCTTTCTAACATTACTTGAGCATTTCCATAAATATTTCCTATTAAACATCATCTTTGAATGGGGATTGTTAGTAACAGATGTGCAATCTTCTTCAGTTCATTTTAGAAGACATTTTGGTCCTGCCCTATCTTCAGAAATCTCTGTAGCCTCATTCCTTTTTGATTGCTAACATGGCGCAAATGATGGTTTCAGTGAACCAAATGAAAAGGGTAATTGTGTGAAAGTCCCTGGGAAATTATTCTGTAATATTGGTACTTGGAAAATTTCACTTCCTGAGTTGCCGGTCCTTGGCCATTGTATTTAACAATTCATAATTCTTTTTGGTAGctctcgtttatatatatatgtgtgtgtgtgtacacgcaatatctattatttttattgaatattcattATCTTTAGTATTACTACTTTGTTTACTATTTATCACATGCTTAACATTCTCATCATTAGAAAAGAGGGGAAGGGATGAAAGGAAAATGATTAAAACTTCAGAGACCAACTGGGGACTTGCCAAAATTGATGGCGCGCCaaggaagaaatttttttataataattttttaaataaaatttcccaAATACACTTGATTTTCTTTGCAACATATCATAACTACGTTTTTGATGAGAAGTGTATAATCTGGATCTAGAGAGCAGGATTTCATCTTGGCACTAAAGAAAGATGTGTGATTACTGTAATTGTTATTCGCTAGCTTTCTTTTAATTATGTTCATCATATGCCGCTGTTTTAACTTTTGAACCGTGTTATACCACCTACACATTTTTCAGTTCAACATTTTGCTTGgtaaaaaatttggttttttccTTCTGGATTGATTATATGAGCATCCAATGTGACAGGTGCCACTGTTATTACCTTACTTCCTGGAAGCAGGCTACAAGAAGTCAAGCGGATGCTCCCCATTTTCTCAAAAACGGTGGAACAGTTAAAAGACACATTTACTGATTTATCGACTATTATTCCTCTTGCACCCAATCGCCAGGTGGAGACCTATATCAATAGAGAGATTCAGTCTTGGCCAGTGCCGAACGTTTTGATATCCGGGTCCTCACTAAGCAAAAAATACGATGCATTCAGTGTATGCCAGAACATCAAATATTTACTCTTCACTTCATGCTTGTTGCTTCCTCAGTCTTTTCAAAACTGCTGATTTTGATGTCAAAGTTGGATGCAgttattatttgttttcctGTATTGTAGCATTTAGTTTTGGCTTCTTGTGTTCTTATAATTACTCAGTCACAGTTTCTCAGATTTGTGAATGATAATGGGTGTTAGTTTCCTTGAATACctgatatatttaatttttaacaagtattttataaatttgaatgtCTTTTGCCACTGCTATGACTAAAGTTTTTGTTGATAAATTAGATAAAAGGTAAATCCTGCAGGttattgataaattttgaaacttttgcAGGCAAGCAGAGCTGCACTGTGTACTTCTGGAACAGCTGTTATGGAATTGCTGCTTGCTGGGTTACCTTGTGTAGTTGCATATCGAGCTCATATCTTAACGGAGTGGCTGATTAGGTATAGGACAATGTTAAAATGCATATCCTTGCCAAATATTCTTCTGAACTCACCCATTATTCCTGAAGTTCTTTTCCAGGAGTGCACACCTAATAACCTTTCCATGGCCCTTAGGTAATGTCCTTGCTGATATACCCtttttcagtaatttttttttaaattccttcactgtttttttaaaagtccAACGATGTATTTTCTAACATTCGAAAATCTTAGAACATATACCtgcttttttttatctcttaatAAGCTATGTTTGCAAAGCAAAGCACCATTAAACCCTAACAAGTAATTGACCAGACCTAGAATCCCTATCTAGAACCATCTAATTGATTTGATTAGTCTAATTAATATCTGTCAAGGGGAAAATTTAAGAACAGAACATGGCAGAAATGGTGTGGAAACACTTGAAACTTTTACCATGGCCTTACTTAGTTGAACATGGAACTTTGTATTATGCAATCAAATGAAAGACAACAGAAGAATATAAAAAGGAGTGGCCCATACTTGTGGGTTGTCACTCTTGTGTTTGTAATTGGATAAACCTTGATCAAAGGGGTTCATTCAAAGTTATCAGGCTGTTACTCACCAAAACCCATGTTGAAGACAAGGATAAGCATAAAAGTTGTTATCACAATCAGTACTCTTATCGAAGGCTAAacttcaataatttatttttatttcgaCATGGAATGGCTTATCCAACAATTATCCAAGTTTTTTGAATGCAGTCTTATGATGTTTTCGCATATCCATTGTTCAACCAAACAATAGTTGATTTTTGGATTGACATAAACCTAGGATAAACCCGGGATAACTTTTATCCCTCCGTATTCATCCGAGATATGTTATCCATTTGCCAAACACACTGAATATGCTAGAAAGTACCAGTAGAATACAATGTATCTGGGCAGGTCACATGAACTGATAAGCCTAAACTGGAGCAGTTTCCTAAGCATACCAGAAGATAATGAAGCTTAACAGCCTTGAATAGTTGAGTGCACTGTTATAAATAGGGAACACACATCATGATGATGTTGTAATCCTGAATTGGTCATTGAGAGAACACAACAATTAGCAGATGTCAATAAACAGAGTTCCTTTTTGAAGTGGAAGaacaaaaatcatgatttagTTTCTTAATGATATAAATCCTTGGAGCATCACCGTTTCATCATCTGAATACCAGCATCTCTGTAATATGAACATCAATTCACTAGATACTAATAggttatttttatgtattatacCTTCTTAATGTGATTGATTTATGCTTGCTATATTTATTTTACGACACTTCAAGGTCCAACAATTTATGAAGACATGCAGCCATTGACCTGAATTTGAACTTGGATTTAGTCAAACTGATTTGCTTAATTTAATCAATGCAAAGCTAAGATTCAAGCATTAATGAaatatgtttatcatgtttataTCTAGTAATGTGGTGATTTTACAGCAATATAATGCTTGACGAAGCTGCCCATGAACAGCAAAGAGCTGCCGCTATGGAGGTCTTTGAACTTCTCTGGCCTTCAAAAGGAAATCCTGGCAGTTCATTAATACAAGAATTGGGATCCTCTTTACCCAGTTGCTGCCCTAGCATGGTTGCAGCTTCAACTATACTTCACTCTGTGGTGAAGCAATGAAGATGAGAAAACAGGAGGCAATATTTGGCTGCTCAAAGTTAAAATGGATACTTTTgcagtatatgtatatatcctTGGAGATGTTGATGGCTTTCAGTTGATTTACAATCTAGTTTTCATTGAATTAACTTGATGCAATTTTGAGGGGATTTGTTTAGTTTTGTGTTGACAGGTTTTGTATGTgctttctccaaaaattttAAGTTGGAGCTTTTTACTATAATGGCTTTttaagttcatttttttttcagctttttAGCATCTCAAAGTTATCTTTGCTGATTTGATCAGGTCAAGCTCCAAATTATGGCGCCATAAGTTCTTTTAACAAGTAAATTTAtctttgttctattttttaaaaaagtgcaTTTTTGTGAGAATAAGTCTTTGAGATTTGAGCGACagatgaaatgtttttttttctttttttgcgaAATTCATGTGTCAGATATGCAGAAGGCCACAGTTAATATctaattatatttgtgttattaCTCTGGGtaagttaaaatttaaacttgatagtataattttttttaatatatataaatcatgtgTCAGAGATATGCAGGATGGTGGAGTTGATAGATCAGTACATTTGTGTCTTTATTCTATGTGAGGTTAGATTCAAACTTGTTTTCTTAGTGGGACATGAAATAAACAAAGAGGTggttcacaaaaataaaattttgtattcaAATACATTGAAATAGTTTCTTGTACAAATTTATGAATGACACATTAAATGACCAATATAGCTCATAAATCTAGAGAGGGGCATGGGCTGATTAACCGGGGCTGATTAATCGGGCTCGGCGGGCCTGATCCAATGGGTCCGAATCAGCCAAAGACCGACCGATAACCAGCTGGGTCAACAGTGCCAAACCGCCTGGCCGATTCAACCCGCCAGTCACGGGTCACCTTGAGGTGACCCAGACTCGACCTAGGAGAATCCAGAACCCACCGGTTCATGGGTCAGCCAAcc
This portion of the Dioscorea cayenensis subsp. rotundata cultivar TDr96_F1 chromosome 3, TDr96_F1_v2_PseudoChromosome.rev07_lg8_w22 25.fasta, whole genome shotgun sequence genome encodes:
- the LOC120283182 gene encoding LOW QUALITY PROTEIN: probable lipid-A-disaccharide synthase, mitochondrial (The sequence of the model RefSeq protein was modified relative to this genomic sequence to represent the inferred CDS: deleted 1 base in 1 codon) — encoded protein: MISRVIAAAERTNRASSSLPSFFSSWRMISMLASSPLYGTRAIDMAARDGELRIFTVAGEVSGDAIASRLMASLRILSPFPVRFAGVGGALMHKEGLKSLFPMEDISVMGLWELLPYLNKIRRRLKETVEAAISFQPHVVVTVDSKGFSFRFLRQLKARSDCKQSALHVHYVAPSFWAWKGGEARLKGLREFVDHLLCILPFEEEVCRANGLPATYVGHPMLEDHVHLNEEMDGSVAKWKVQRNGDGFRQEHGLSPGATVITLLPGSRLQEVKRMLPIFSKTVEQLKDTFTDLSTIIPLAPNRQVETYINREIQSWPVPNVLISGSSLSKKYDAFSASRAALCTSGTAVMELLLAGLPCVVAYRAHILTEWLIRYRTMLKCISLPNILLNSPIIPEVLFQECTPNNLSMALSNIMLDEAAHEQQRAAAMEVFELLWPSKGNPGSSLIQELGSSLPSCCPSMVAASTILHSVVKQ